ATCAGCTTGAATGGACTGAACGAGTTTGACCGTTGATTCATCGTTTGGCGTGAGAATTTCAGTGCTGAACCCGTTCTGATAACCGGCTTCCTTGAGTAGCTCCTTGGCTTTGGCCGGATCGTACGTATACTTCACATTGCTCGGCAAATCTGACTCGTAACCAGGCATGTTGGGAGGTAAGATTTGATAGGCAACAGAAGCACGACCGTTCTGAAGTTGTACTAACCTTTGTTTGTTCACCGCGTAATTGACCGCTTGGCGTACGAGTTTTTGTTTAAATGGACCAGATTGATTGTTGATGTTTAGAAATCCTAGTGTGTTTAAGGTCTCTTTGTAAAAATCATTCTTATATTTTGGATTCTTCATCATCGAGACGAAATCCTGTGAGTCGATGTTTTGATTGAAATCGATAAAAGCTGTGGTGCCTTGCTGAAAGCGCATAGCGGACAGGCTTTCATTTGTCTGAATGGAAATATCTATCTCATCCAGCTTCGGTTTATTAGGAATAAAATAGTTCGGGTTCTTTGTCAGAACAAGCTGATGTTCCTGTTGGTACGACTTTAACTCGAAAGGTCCTGTGCCCATTGGCTTGAAGGCAAACGCGTCATTTCCGATAGAGTCAATATATTTCTTGTCCACAGGTGAGAAGAATTCTTGAGCAAGTACCTGCAAGAAGAATGGTTCCGGCTTCGTCAGTTTGATCACAAGTGTGTACGGGTCCGGTGCCGACAATCCAGAAACTGACTTGGCCTTGCCGTCGTGGAACGCTGTCGATCCAACCACGATGGGATCGAGAAAACCTTCACCGGGCGAATCGACGGTTTTACTTAAAACTCGTTCAAATTCATCGATAAAACTCTGCGCAGTCATGTCATCCCTGTTCCAAAACTTGACGCCCTTTTTAAGATGAAATGTATACGTTTTACCATCGGATGAGATGTCCCAACTCGACGCTAAATCAGGCGCAATTTCACTGGTGCCCGGCTTATAGGTCACGAGTTGGTCGTACAGTTGAAACACGATCTCGTCATTGATCAGGGAGTACGCAATGGCGGGATCGAGTGAACTGATTTCATCTGGTTCATCAATCACAATTTTCCCACCAGATTGCACCGCTGTCGTAGCCGGTTTCGAGCTTGTAGAATTCGTGTTCGTTCCGCATCCACCCAAGACACCAAGAGAAAGTACGACGGAGCCCATTGTCGCCATCCACAGCTTTTTGTCCATCCATGTTACCCCCTTTTTTCCAACACCACTCTCGCAATTCGTATCCTGTTCAGTCCTAAAACTCACTATTCCTACATGT
This is a stretch of genomic DNA from Alicyclobacillus dauci. It encodes these proteins:
- a CDS encoding ABC transporter substrate-binding protein codes for the protein MDKKLWMATMGSVVLSLGVLGGCGTNTNSTSSKPATTAVQSGGKIVIDEPDEISSLDPAIAYSLINDEIVFQLYDQLVTYKPGTSEIAPDLASSWDISSDGKTYTFHLKKGVKFWNRDDMTAQSFIDEFERVLSKTVDSPGEGFLDPIVVGSTAFHDGKAKSVSGLSAPDPYTLVIKLTKPEPFFLQVLAQEFFSPVDKKYIDSIGNDAFAFKPMGTGPFELKSYQQEHQLVLTKNPNYFIPNKPKLDEIDISIQTNESLSAMRFQQGTTAFIDFNQNIDSQDFVSMMKNPKYKNDFYKETLNTLGFLNINNQSGPFKQKLVRQAVNYAVNKQRLVQLQNGRASVAYQILPPNMPGYESDLPSNVKYTYDPAKAKELLKEAGYQNGFSTEILTPNDESTVKLVQSIQADLAVVGIKASIKPVPASTYSPLAQSGKEPLVYEIWSQDFPDPYDFLDSFLNSRNIPDINRSFYSNGAIDKELNQAANMQQGDARIALYQKIQNQALADAALMPLYYPVQYAVVQPWLKGFYMNPVHLDPLQDISVQSH